One genomic segment of Ricinus communis isolate WT05 ecotype wild-type chromosome 3, ASM1957865v1, whole genome shotgun sequence includes these proteins:
- the LOC8262862 gene encoding peptidyl-prolyl cis-trans isomerase CYP28, chloroplastic codes for MASPLTPPPSPPPFLPHHYHYHHPPPPLLSTAPTLTRRSLLLSTSLTTLSPTVPQPDTTITDRVYMDFSLCPNYFRPDRTLSDTVSSLCTESTPLGRVILGLYGRLVPLTVSNFKTMCTSSSYKNTLVHKIFPGQFFLAGRQGRRDKGEVRVPLELVRNTETVDSKAFKLTHSRPGIVSLCLSENDDEDDVKLDPNYRNVEFLITTGPGPSPQLDSKNIVFGVVLEGLDVVTAIASIPTYKPSERIRQFNDLASFLGDERAQNARSSWNRPLKTVFISDCGELNVTKPSLSPPSLP; via the exons ATGGCCTCACCTCTAACCCCCCCACCATCACCGCCACCCTTCCTTCCCCACCACTACCACTACCACCACCCTCCTCCTCCACTCCTCTCCACCGCTCCTACCCTCACCCGCCGCTCCCTCCTCCTCTCCACTTCCCTCACCACTCTCTCGCCAACAGTACCACAACCTGACACCACAATAACAGACCGTGTTTATATGGACTTCTCCCTCTGTCCTAACTACTTCCGCCCTGACCGTACTCTCTCCGACACCGTATCCTCCCTATGTACAGAATCCACCCCTCTCGGCCGCGTAATCCTCGGCCTCTACGGCCGGCTAGTCCCGCTCACTGTCTCTAACTTCAAGACTATGTGTACTTCCTCTTCATATAAAAACACTCTTGTTCATAAAATCTTCCCAGGTCAGTTTTTTCTTGCAGGACGTCAAGGAAGGAGGGATAAAGGTGAGGTTAGAGTGCCTTTGGAGCTGGTAAGGAATACAGAGACTGTTGATTCTAAGGCGTTTAAGCTTACGCATTCAAGGCCAGGGATTGTTTCTTTGTGTTTATCTGAGaatgatgatgaggatgacGTTAAGCTTGATCCTAATTATAGGAATGTTGAGTTCTTGATTACTACTGGACCTGGTCCTTCTCCTCAGTTGGATAGTAAGAACATTGTGTTTGGTGTTGTTCTGGAAG GACTGGATGTTGTGACGGCCATAGCTTCCATCCCAACATACAAACCATCAGAAAGAATCAGGCAATTCAATGATTTGGCATCatttcttggagatgaaagaGCACAAAACGCTCGTTCAAGTTGGAACAGGCCCCTTAAGACTGTTTTCATCAGTGACTGTGGAGAGCTCAATGTGACAAAGCCTTCTCTTTCTCCTCCTAGCCTACCTTAA